In Nostoc sp. CENA543, a single genomic region encodes these proteins:
- a CDS encoding PD-(D/E)XK nuclease superfamily protein yields MTPGARANQAGKILESNVDAVLTAYEYFQIGSHITKEYLLNASLLNKRYGKQVGIGNGIYNTALKVDFYVMGIPTIPAGLIIECKWQESGGSVDEKFPYLNLNIQGYYPAPTIVVIGGEGMRGGAIDWLKQQVKHNHNLIAVYTLDRFIAWANKNF; encoded by the coding sequence ATGACTCCGGGCGCAAGGGCAAATCAAGCAGGAAAGATTTTAGAAAGTAATGTAGATGCAGTATTAACTGCTTATGAATATTTTCAAATTGGCAGTCATATTACTAAAGAGTATTTACTGAATGCTAGTTTGTTAAATAAACGCTATGGTAAGCAAGTTGGGATTGGTAACGGCATTTATAATACTGCGCTTAAAGTTGATTTTTATGTAATGGGAATACCCACTATTCCTGCTGGATTAATTATTGAATGTAAATGGCAAGAAAGCGGCGGTTCAGTTGATGAAAAGTTTCCGTATCTAAACTTGAATATTCAAGGATATTATCCAGCACCGACAATAGTAGTGATTGGGGGTGAAGGAATGCGCGGAGGGGCTATTGATTGGTTAAAACAGCAAGTGAAACATAATCATAATTTAATAGCAGTTTATACATTAGATAGATTTATCGCCTGGGCTAATAAAAATTTCTAA
- a CDS encoding pentapeptide repeat-containing protein, whose translation MFKPIWNTLLIIFYAFLLLFTPLPVEAATIQPERTSLTLELLQERLHNPTLKEGNLTVDLRGMVIDLRPENASFRDAFYQSLRKELQKNGAKPLGLDLSYSLIQGDFIGSDLGLRTPLYAQAIAPIFNATEKAQLEQLRLACLQSLTVTLINSKDCRSLLDTESTASSEVTVFRGNLILEQTRFNGEVRFNNTFFLQSLNAKNAVFLQPINWSEARFSRPASFDNASFRQASNFRGSVFFDRANFKQAQFQDVTSFYGSLFVKTANFNQAIFKQLAKFNHIEWQGNANFAGVKFSNQVQFAKANFNQSLSLKEAAFDQAVIFREVFFNQPVDLRSASILNQADFSDAIFANSALLNVAGLTFNSNQAKILGNPGRIGKIFSVPTLQGNQSVLRNLVQNFRQQQQVIDANQIEYTRQRLKLQELTHELWGININNAPVSSLMKLGFSQTQAEAIAQRRITQPFRNRNELLTLAEIDLATYNQLSDRLVVAESLAVGNWLLSAWGCLSLTVLLLLSGYGTNFWLVFGVGGMAIAYFGVLFWLVDRYRRLHPVPIIPTYYETVAIFISFSCITFFSLLAIFRNTDQPWLTLGCLGIIIIPIPMILLIRLYQQGRYHDLMNVSYLTEDGTFRQLRLLIGRLPVIPRNQVFRERYMSLLWDRRWNWLNYYDFSLNNLVRLGFNDIRLRDQHLPGIISTLAWYQWSLGVLYITLVLWTLSRTIPGLNLLIYLK comes from the coding sequence ATGTTCAAGCCTATATGGAATACTTTACTAATTATTTTTTATGCTTTCTTATTATTATTTACTCCTTTACCAGTAGAGGCAGCAACTATACAACCTGAACGCACAAGTCTAACTTTAGAATTGTTGCAAGAACGATTACATAATCCTACTCTCAAAGAGGGTAATTTAACTGTAGATTTGCGGGGGATGGTAATTGATTTGCGTCCAGAAAATGCTAGTTTTCGGGATGCTTTTTATCAATCATTGCGAAAAGAATTGCAAAAAAATGGGGCTAAACCATTAGGGTTAGATTTAAGTTATTCTTTGATTCAAGGTGATTTTATAGGCAGTGATTTAGGTTTAAGAACGCCTTTGTACGCTCAGGCGATCGCGCCGATTTTCAATGCTACAGAAAAAGCACAACTTGAACAATTGCGTTTAGCTTGTTTGCAATCTTTAACGGTAACTTTAATTAATTCTAAAGATTGTCGCTCATTACTCGATACTGAGTCAACGGCATCTAGTGAGGTGACAGTTTTTCGCGGTAATTTAATACTAGAACAAACTCGGTTTAATGGCGAGGTGAGATTTAATAATACGTTTTTTCTGCAATCTTTAAATGCAAAAAATGCTGTCTTTCTCCAGCCGATAAACTGGAGTGAAGCCAGATTCAGCCGTCCTGCGAGTTTTGATAATGCTAGTTTTCGCCAGGCTAGTAATTTTCGCGGTAGTGTTTTTTTCGATAGGGCGAATTTTAAACAAGCACAATTCCAAGATGTTACTAGCTTTTATGGTAGCTTATTTGTAAAAACTGCTAACTTCAATCAAGCTATTTTTAAGCAATTAGCTAAATTTAATCATATCGAATGGCAAGGTAATGCAAACTTTGCTGGTGTGAAGTTTAGTAATCAAGTGCAGTTTGCTAAGGCTAATTTTAATCAGTCTTTATCTCTTAAAGAAGCTGCTTTTGATCAAGCTGTGATTTTTCGCGAGGTGTTTTTTAATCAGCCTGTAGATTTACGAAGTGCTAGTATCCTCAATCAAGCTGATTTTAGTGATGCTATATTTGCTAATTCGGCATTGTTAAATGTGGCGGGACTGACGTTTAACTCGAATCAAGCCAAAATTTTAGGTAATCCTGGACGAATTGGTAAAATATTTAGTGTCCCGACATTACAGGGGAATCAAAGTGTTTTGCGAAATTTAGTGCAGAATTTTCGTCAGCAACAACAAGTGATTGATGCTAATCAAATAGAGTACACTAGACAAAGATTAAAATTACAAGAGTTAACCCATGAATTATGGGGAATTAATATTAATAATGCGCCTGTAAGTAGTTTGATGAAATTGGGTTTTTCCCAAACACAAGCAGAAGCGATCGCCCAACGTCGAATTACTCAACCATTCCGCAATCGTAACGAACTATTAACCTTAGCAGAAATCGATTTAGCCACCTATAATCAACTAAGCGATCGCCTAGTTGTGGCTGAATCTTTAGCTGTGGGTAATTGGTTACTCTCGGCTTGGGGTTGTTTGTCTTTGACTGTATTGTTACTTTTAAGCGGCTATGGGACAAATTTTTGGTTAGTTTTTGGTGTGGGAGGAATGGCGATCGCGTATTTTGGTGTACTATTTTGGCTAGTTGATCGCTATCGTCGTTTACATCCCGTCCCGATTATTCCCACCTATTACGAAACCGTCGCTATTTTCATTAGTTTTAGTTGCATTACGTTCTTTAGTTTATTAGCCATCTTCCGCAACACAGACCAACCTTGGCTAACTCTGGGATGTCTAGGAATTATTATCATCCCTATCCCAATGATTTTACTGATTCGCCTTTATCAACAAGGCCGCTATCACGATTTAATGAATGTTTCTTATTTAACGGAAGACGGGACATTTCGCCAGTTGCGTCTATTAATTGGTCGTTTACCAGTGATTCCTAGAAATCAAGTCTTTCGGGAAAGATATATGTCTTTATTATGGGATAGGCGTTGGAATTGGCTAAACTATTATGACTTTAGTTTGAATAATTTAGTCAGGTTAGGATTTAACGATATTCGCCTCAGAGACCAACACCTACCAGGAATTATTTCCACTTTAGCTTGGTATCAGTGGAGTTTGGGCGTATTGTATATCACCTTGGTTTTATGGACACTCTCCCGTACAATTCCTGGCTTGAATTTGTTGATTTATCTGAAGTAG
- a CDS encoding Uma2 family endonuclease, whose product MTQSLPKLLTFDEFIEWYPNDGKRYELRNGVIFEMPPPNGEHEKVVGFIARKLTVEFDRLDLPYTIPKTTLVKTPSAESAYSPDVLLLNLDNLSNEPLFQKQSTVSQAASVPLVVEVVSTNWRDDYYNKFADYVRVASRREEMGIPEYWIADYAALGARKFIGNPKQPTIFVCNLVDGEYQMTPFQGNAVIKSPTFPQLNLTAQQIFDAAK is encoded by the coding sequence ATGACCCAATCTTTGCCAAAATTACTGACATTTGATGAATTTATCGAATGGTATCCCAACGATGGTAAACGCTATGAATTACGTAACGGAGTAATATTTGAAATGCCACCTCCAAACGGAGAACATGAAAAGGTTGTGGGATTTATAGCCCGTAAGTTAACTGTCGAATTTGATCGCCTGGATCTTCCTTACACCATACCTAAAACTACATTAGTTAAAACTCCTAGTGCTGAATCTGCTTATTCACCTGATGTATTGTTGTTAAATCTAGATAACCTCAGCAACGAACCACTTTTTCAGAAGCAATCAACAGTCAGTCAAGCTGCATCTGTACCATTGGTGGTTGAGGTTGTATCGACTAACTGGCGAGATGATTATTACAACAAATTTGCTGATTATGTTCGCGTAGCGTCTCGAAGAGAAGAAATGGGTATTCCTGAATATTGGATTGCTGATTATGCTGCTTTGGGGGCTAGGAAATTTATCGGTAATCCTAAACAACCAACTATTTTTGTCTGTAATTTAGTCGATGGTGAATATCAAATGACTCCGTTCCAAGGTAACGCAGTGATTAAATCACCTACCTTTCCTCAATTAAATTTAACTGCACAGCAGATTTTTGACGCAGCTAAATAA
- a CDS encoding HetZ-related protein produces the protein MKLNLANLPASTSTYVNEVVTEELSATDALIQLLCQEMQAQVKATPGCVQNVAQRIAKEVQRICDKSSRIQTSGAIQSWQVTLSRHRLQKCLHYYKLGSRRGRVELHSSLGSMVYRHVTIAGSELGFEGRYNLIEDFLQAFYIEAIKAFRRENELPEDYTPRTQLQLAEYMAFTEQYAKRRINLPGGNNQQLIILRAQGFARRQPQETAVDIEMAVESAKSEEAESYLRNSAVQQIRAQMIAQAHVDLSEESERDRIISELIQYLEAQGQSDCVNYLVLKLQDLPAPEIDQILGLTSRQRDYLQQRFKYHVQKFAKQHHWQLVHQWLGAGLDQKLGLSAQQWQTLMTTLSPQQQQLLELKMAKQSDQAIAKTLKCTPKQLQKRWTQLLDMAWAIRNGHTEMQTG, from the coding sequence ATGAAACTCAATCTTGCAAATCTACCAGCCTCTACATCTACTTATGTCAATGAAGTTGTTACCGAAGAATTATCCGCTACAGATGCTTTGATACAACTGCTATGTCAGGAAATGCAAGCTCAAGTCAAAGCAACACCTGGTTGTGTACAGAATGTCGCCCAACGTATTGCCAAGGAAGTCCAACGCATTTGCGATAAGAGTTCCCGCATTCAAACCTCTGGGGCGATTCAGTCTTGGCAGGTGACTTTATCTCGCCACCGCCTGCAAAAGTGTCTACATTACTATAAATTAGGTTCTCGACGGGGACGGGTAGAATTACATAGTAGCTTGGGTTCTATGGTTTACCGCCATGTCACCATAGCTGGTTCGGAATTGGGATTTGAAGGTCGTTACAATCTAATTGAAGATTTTCTCCAAGCATTTTACATTGAAGCTATTAAGGCTTTTCGTCGCGAAAACGAATTACCGGAAGATTACACTCCCCGCACGCAGTTGCAGTTGGCTGAATACATGGCATTTACTGAACAGTATGCCAAGCGTCGGATTAATTTACCTGGTGGAAACAATCAACAATTAATTATTTTACGCGCTCAAGGTTTTGCCCGTCGTCAGCCCCAAGAAACAGCTGTAGATATTGAAATGGCTGTAGAATCTGCCAAAAGTGAGGAAGCAGAATCTTACCTACGGAACTCGGCTGTACAACAGATTAGAGCGCAAATGATTGCTCAAGCTCATGTTGATTTATCAGAAGAATCAGAACGCGATCGCATTATCTCTGAACTCATTCAATATTTGGAAGCCCAAGGACAATCTGATTGTGTAAATTACCTGGTTTTAAAGCTGCAAGACTTACCAGCACCAGAAATTGACCAAATTCTCGGTCTTACTAGCCGACAACGCGATTATCTCCAACAGCGTTTTAAATATCATGTGCAGAAGTTTGCCAAGCAACATCATTGGCAATTAGTACATCAATGGTTGGGTGCAGGTTTAGATCAAAAATTGGGATTATCTGCCCAACAGTGGCAAACTTTAATGACTACCTTATCTCCCCAACAACAGCAATTATTAGAATTAAAAATGGCTAAACAAAGTGATCAGGCGATCGCTAAAACCTTAAAATGTACTCCCAAGCAACTACAAAAGCGTTGGACACAATTACTAGACATGGCCTGGGCTATCCGCAACGGCCATACTGAAATGCAAACTGGCTAA
- the coaE gene encoding dephospho-CoA kinase (Dephospho-CoA kinase (CoaE) performs the final step in coenzyme A biosynthesis.), translated as MTNHIIGLTGGIATGKSTVANYLANVYGLPVFDADIYARDAVATGSPILNAIAQRHGQEILLADGSLNRSRLGEIIFSHPTERQWLDSIIHPYVRDRFVQAIHQSSTSTIVLVIPLLFEAQMTDLVTEIWVVTCSELQQLQRLMERSQLTSEQATARINSQLSLQEKAAKADFVLDNSGSLADLLKQIDKIIMGNSH; from the coding sequence ATGACTAACCACATTATCGGCTTAACTGGGGGTATTGCTACGGGTAAATCTACTGTCGCCAATTATTTGGCGAACGTCTATGGTTTACCTGTTTTCGATGCAGATATCTATGCTAGGGATGCAGTAGCTACCGGTTCACCTATTTTAAATGCGATCGCCCAGCGTCATGGTCAAGAAATATTACTGGCTGATGGTAGTCTAAATCGTTCTCGGTTGGGAGAAATTATTTTTTCCCATCCCACCGAACGCCAATGGCTAGATAGTATCATTCATCCCTATGTGCGCGATCGCTTCGTTCAAGCTATTCATCAATCTTCTACATCAACAATAGTTTTAGTCATACCTTTATTATTTGAAGCCCAAATGACTGATTTAGTTACAGAAATTTGGGTGGTGACTTGTTCGGAACTACAGCAATTACAAAGATTAATGGAACGTAGTCAGTTAACCTCAGAACAAGCAACAGCCAGGATTAATAGTCAATTATCTTTACAAGAAAAAGCCGCTAAAGCTGATTTTGTCTTGGATAATTCCGGCAGTTTAGCAGATTTATTAAAACAAATCGACAAAATAATCATGGGTAATTCCCATTAG
- the larC gene encoding nickel pincer cofactor biosynthesis protein LarC, with protein MTKIAYFQCPAGISGDMCLGALVSLGVPLEYLTAKLNNLGISQEYKLRAELVQKNGQQATKVHVDLIEHHHDHHHHHHEHHHGRHLPEIEQMILNAGLPSRAEAWSLAVFRQLAVAEGAVHGIAPEKVHFHEVGAVDAIVDIVGTCLGLDWLDIGTDAAGFPLLYCSAFPTGGGTVRAAHGQMAVPVPAVLKLWEMRSCPVYSNGIDRELVTPTGAAIATTLVREFGAPPPMTIKQIGLGSGTINLPIPNILRLWLGESASSQPHFMDSQETGTNLETISVLETQIDDLNPQAIGYVFEALFAAGAVDVFTQPIGMKKSRPGILLTVICHPENLSACETVVFRETTTLGIRRTTQQRAILEREIQKVETKYGTVRIKVAWQGQATDRRVANIQPEYEDCAALARQYNIPWREVHQMALQSWEFN; from the coding sequence ATGACTAAAATCGCTTATTTTCAATGTCCAGCCGGGATATCTGGTGATATGTGTTTGGGGGCTTTGGTAAGTCTGGGTGTTCCCCTCGAATATTTGACGGCAAAACTCAATAATTTGGGTATATCCCAGGAATATAAGTTAAGGGCAGAATTAGTACAAAAAAACGGTCAGCAGGCTACTAAGGTTCATGTGGATTTAATTGAACATCACCATGACCACCATCACCATCACCACGAACACCATCATGGCCGCCATCTGCCGGAAATTGAGCAAATGATTCTCAATGCAGGGTTGCCTTCACGGGCTGAGGCTTGGAGTTTGGCGGTATTTCGCCAATTAGCCGTGGCGGAAGGGGCTGTGCATGGGATTGCGCCGGAGAAGGTGCATTTTCATGAAGTTGGTGCGGTGGACGCAATTGTGGATATAGTTGGTACCTGTTTAGGATTGGATTGGTTAGATATTGGAACTGATGCGGCAGGATTCCCTTTATTGTATTGTTCGGCATTTCCTACGGGTGGGGGTACTGTCAGGGCTGCACACGGACAGATGGCTGTACCAGTACCGGCAGTTTTGAAGTTATGGGAAATGCGGAGTTGTCCTGTTTATAGTAATGGGATTGATAGAGAATTAGTAACACCAACCGGAGCTGCGATCGCAACTACTTTAGTCCGAGAATTTGGCGCACCACCACCAATGACCATCAAACAAATAGGATTAGGATCTGGTACGATTAATCTCCCTATTCCCAATATACTACGCCTCTGGCTGGGTGAAAGTGCTAGTTCTCAGCCCCATTTCATGGATTCTCAGGAAACTGGCACAAATTTAGAAACCATCTCCGTACTAGAAACGCAAATTGATGATTTAAATCCACAGGCGATAGGTTATGTATTTGAAGCGTTGTTTGCAGCTGGCGCGGTGGATGTCTTTACCCAACCCATAGGTATGAAAAAATCCCGCCCAGGGATTTTACTAACTGTGATTTGTCATCCAGAAAATTTATCAGCTTGTGAAACTGTGGTATTTCGTGAAACAACTACCTTGGGTATCCGGCGCACTACCCAGCAACGCGCTATTTTAGAACGGGAAATTCAAAAAGTAGAAACGAAATACGGCACAGTGAGAATTAAAGTAGCATGGCAAGGACAAGCTACAGATAGGCGTGTTGCCAACATTCAGCCAGAATACGAAGATTGTGCAGCATTAGCCCGTCAATACAATATTCCTTGGCGGGAAGTTCATCAGATGGCGTTGCAAAGCTGGGAATTTAATTAG
- a CDS encoding DUF72 domain-containing protein yields the protein MNFLIGCAVWSYKGWVGELFPPKTRAADFLSLYSRRFTTVEGNTTFYAIPNAETVSRWATQTPPGFEFCLKLPREITHKGLLEPYIPAALEFLAGMRPLGQHLGPIFAQLPPSYPPTLINDLAKFLEAWPRQESPLALEVRHPDWFQEPHSSQLTAMLETLGVGRVILDSRPIYTGDDDPQLESERRKPKLPVQFSVTAPFSLIRFISHPTLSVNQPFMEEWVKQIQQWLQSGVKIYFFVHCPLEERSPNTARHFQQLLEQNSVPVPPLPWNLLDSPPNQLSLW from the coding sequence GTGAATTTCTTAATTGGTTGTGCTGTTTGGTCATATAAAGGTTGGGTAGGTGAACTTTTTCCCCCAAAAACTCGTGCTGCGGATTTTCTCAGTCTTTACAGTCGTCGCTTTACCACAGTAGAAGGTAACACAACTTTCTACGCCATACCCAATGCGGAAACTGTTAGCAGATGGGCGACACAAACTCCCCCAGGCTTTGAGTTTTGTTTGAAGCTACCACGGGAGATTACGCACAAAGGATTGCTAGAACCTTATATTCCGGCTGCTTTAGAGTTTTTAGCCGGAATGCGCCCTTTAGGTCAGCATCTTGGCCCTATTTTCGCTCAATTACCGCCCAGTTATCCCCCTACATTAATCAACGATTTAGCTAAATTTTTAGAAGCTTGGCCACGCCAGGAATCACCGCTAGCATTAGAGGTGAGACATCCCGACTGGTTTCAAGAACCTCACAGCAGTCAGCTAACTGCAATGTTAGAAACTTTAGGTGTGGGTAGGGTGATTTTAGATTCCCGCCCCATCTACACTGGAGATGATGACCCCCAACTAGAATCAGAACGACGCAAACCCAAACTTCCTGTACAATTTAGCGTCACTGCACCTTTTAGTCTGATCCGATTTATTTCCCATCCCACATTGTCAGTCAATCAGCCATTTATGGAAGAATGGGTAAAACAGATTCAGCAATGGTTGCAATCGGGAGTGAAAATTTACTTCTTCGTTCATTGTCCCCTAGAAGAGCGATCGCCTAACACAGCCCGTCACTTTCAACAGTTATTAGAACAAAACTCTGTCCCAGTTCCTCCCCTACCTTGGAATCTACTAGACTCGCCACCCAATCAATTGAGTTTATGGTGA
- a CDS encoding L-threonylcarbamoyladenylate synthase: MAKIISVHPENPQSRRIEEIRSALATGAVMLYPTDTVYAIGCDLNVKSAVEKVRQIKQLANDKPLTFLCPSLSNVTTYAFVSDTAYRIMKRLIPGTYTFLLPATKLVPKLVQSPKRKTTGIRVPNHVVCLALLEALGNPIISTSAHLPPDEVDDGKFQINSELRLSRVELFDRLDKFVDVIVDTGEDPTYEVSTIVDLTGDEPLITRRGLGWEVVAAWV; encoded by the coding sequence ATGGCAAAAATTATCTCAGTCCATCCGGAGAATCCCCAAAGTCGCAGAATAGAGGAAATAAGGTCGGCACTTGCCACAGGCGCAGTTATGCTTTATCCAACAGATACAGTTTATGCGATCGGTTGTGATTTAAATGTCAAATCTGCGGTGGAAAAAGTCCGACAAATTAAGCAGCTAGCAAATGATAAACCACTGACGTTTTTATGTCCTTCTCTGTCAAATGTTACTACTTATGCTTTTGTGAGTGACACAGCTTACAGGATTATGAAGCGTTTAATTCCAGGAACTTATACATTTTTGCTGCCTGCTACTAAATTAGTACCAAAACTGGTACAAAGTCCTAAACGCAAAACTACTGGAATTCGGGTACCCAATCATGTTGTGTGTTTAGCATTACTAGAAGCACTAGGGAACCCTATTATCTCGACTTCGGCTCATTTGCCGCCAGATGAAGTGGATGACGGCAAATTTCAAATCAATTCAGAACTAAGATTGTCACGCGTGGAGTTATTTGATCGTTTGGATAAATTCGTAGATGTAATTGTAGATACAGGCGAAGACCCAACTTATGAAGTATCTACGATTGTGGACTTAACTGGAGATGAACCCTTGATTACCAGGAGGGGTTTAGGTTGGGAAGTTGTGGCTGCATGGGTTTAA
- the nadC gene encoding carboxylating nicotinate-nucleotide diphosphorylase has protein sequence MSNLNAVLPPLIVLDQLLQSWLLEDIGRGDRTTNSLLTTDVTPGKAKWIAKAPGVIAGLPIAARVFQLLDSKVNFVMTVDEGTFCEPGQLIAEIHGSLDALLMGERVALNLGMRLSGIATLTHQYVDKIADLPAQLVDTRKTTPGLRLLEKYATSVGGAINHRMGLDDAVMIKDNHIAAAGGIAEAITKIRAKIPYPLTIEVETENLDQVKTALEHQADIIMLDNMPLDMMHTAVTLIRQHDKRVKIEASGNVTLETIRAVAKTGVDYISSSAPITQSKWLDLSMKMS, from the coding sequence ATGAGTAATTTAAATGCTGTGCTACCTCCATTGATTGTGTTAGATCAGCTATTGCAAAGCTGGTTGCTAGAAGATATCGGGAGAGGCGATCGCACTACAAATAGTCTACTAACCACAGATGTCACCCCAGGTAAAGCAAAATGGATAGCGAAAGCACCAGGAGTCATCGCCGGTTTACCGATAGCCGCTAGAGTATTTCAGCTATTGGATAGCAAAGTGAACTTTGTCATGACAGTTGATGAAGGAACATTTTGTGAACCAGGACAGTTAATCGCAGAAATTCACGGTTCATTAGATGCTTTACTCATGGGGGAAAGAGTCGCATTAAACTTGGGAATGCGTCTAAGCGGAATCGCCACCCTCACCCATCAATATGTTGACAAAATAGCTGATTTACCTGCTCAATTGGTAGATACGCGCAAAACCACCCCAGGACTCAGACTTTTGGAAAAATACGCCACATCTGTAGGCGGCGCAATTAATCATCGTATGGGGTTAGACGATGCAGTCATGATTAAAGATAACCATATTGCGGCGGCTGGGGGAATTGCAGAAGCCATTACGAAAATTCGCGCCAAAATTCCCTATCCCTTGACTATAGAAGTAGAAACTGAAAATTTAGACCAAGTGAAAACCGCTTTGGAGCATCAAGCCGACATCATCATGTTAGATAATATGCCCTTAGACATGATGCACACAGCCGTAACATTGATTCGCCAACACGATAAACGAGTCAAAATCGAAGCTTCTGGAAACGTAACTTTAGAAACTATTCGCGCTGTAGCTAAAACAGGTGTTGACTATATTTCTAGCAGCGCACCAATCACGCAATCGAAATGGTTAGACTTGAGTATGAAAATGTCTTAA
- a CDS encoding phosphoribosyltransferase: MRQKFRDRTEAGKLLAAKLTAYSHHDDVLVLALPRGGVPVGYEVAKQLNAPLGICLVRKLGVPEHRELAMGAISMGKVRVINQNVVDLLSISPATIDSVAATEQLELNRRYQLYQGDRPLPKIQNKTIILVDDGIATGATIKAAIATIKQQQPRELIVAVPVAGISTCEELAREVDQVVCVLMVENLYAIGIWYEDFAQTTDTEVRSLLTKSMQHHHNVIYN, encoded by the coding sequence ATGCGTCAGAAATTTCGCGATCGCACTGAAGCGGGAAAACTATTGGCTGCTAAATTAACAGCATACTCTCACCATGATGATGTTCTCGTCCTAGCATTACCTCGTGGTGGTGTACCTGTAGGGTATGAAGTAGCTAAACAATTGAACGCGCCTTTGGGTATTTGTTTAGTCAGGAAACTTGGTGTACCGGAACATAGGGAATTGGCGATGGGTGCAATTTCTATGGGGAAAGTGCGGGTGATTAACCAAAATGTGGTGGATTTGTTGAGTATTTCCCCAGCAACTATTGATAGTGTTGCAGCGACAGAACAACTAGAACTCAATCGCCGCTATCAACTGTATCAAGGCGATCGCCCGTTACCAAAGATCCAAAATAAAACTATTATTTTAGTGGATGATGGCATTGCGACCGGTGCAACTATCAAAGCTGCGATCGCTACTATTAAACAGCAACAACCACGGGAGTTAATTGTGGCTGTTCCTGTCGCTGGAATCTCCACCTGTGAAGAATTAGCACGAGAAGTAGATCAAGTTGTCTGTGTGCTGATGGTAGAGAATTTATATGCGATCGGTATTTGGTATGAAGATTTTGCTCAAACCACTGACACAGAAGTACGCTCACTACTAACAAAATCTATGCAACACCACCACAATGTTATTTACAATTAG
- a CDS encoding zinc-dependent alcohol dehydrogenase family protein, translated as MKAILMTAAGSPEVLQLQEVPKPTTLGKTDLLVRLVAAGINPIDTKVRQRGTFYPEQMPAILGCDGAGMVEAVGKDVKRFRPGDAVYFCNGGLGGHQGNYAEYTTIDERFAAHKPKSLSFAEAAAAPLVLITAWEALYERGRLEPGEKVLIHAGAGGVGHVAIQLAKLKGATVATTVSSEEKARFVRQLGADHVIFYRQTDVAQATLDWTNGEGVDLAFDTVGGEVFSQSFPAVRVYGDLVTILEPKADTVWRIARNRNLRVSFELMLTPMLQGLVEAQQHQAEILAECADWIDQGKLKIHVSHKLPLEAAHQAHQLIENGGITGKIVLLIGNE; from the coding sequence GTGAAAGCAATCTTGATGACAGCCGCAGGTAGTCCAGAGGTTTTGCAATTACAAGAAGTACCAAAACCCACAACATTAGGTAAGACAGACTTGTTAGTCCGCCTCGTAGCAGCTGGAATTAACCCCATTGATACTAAGGTACGTCAACGAGGCACATTTTACCCTGAGCAAATGCCCGCCATTTTAGGGTGTGATGGTGCAGGTATGGTAGAAGCTGTAGGTAAGGACGTAAAACGGTTTCGTCCTGGTGATGCAGTCTATTTTTGTAACGGTGGCTTGGGCGGACATCAGGGTAATTATGCTGAGTACACTACTATAGATGAACGCTTCGCCGCCCATAAGCCGAAGTCTTTAAGCTTTGCAGAAGCCGCCGCCGCGCCTCTGGTTTTAATTACTGCTTGGGAAGCATTGTATGAGCGGGGACGACTAGAACCAGGGGAGAAAGTTTTAATTCATGCGGGTGCTGGTGGGGTTGGCCATGTGGCGATTCAACTGGCGAAACTCAAAGGCGCGACTGTCGCCACTACCGTTAGTTCCGAAGAAAAGGCGCGCTTTGTCAGACAACTTGGTGCTGATCATGTGATTTTTTATCGTCAAACAGATGTGGCTCAAGCTACTTTAGATTGGACAAATGGCGAGGGTGTAGACTTAGCTTTTGATACGGTAGGGGGTGAAGTATTTTCCCAAAGTTTTCCGGCTGTGCGCGTTTATGGTGATCTAGTCACAATTCTTGAACCCAAGGCTGATACTGTGTGGAGAATTGCCAGAAATCGCAACCTCCGCGTCAGTTTTGAATTAATGCTGACACCGATGTTACAAGGCTTAGTAGAAGCACAACAGCACCAGGCGGAAATTTTAGCAGAGTGCGCCGACTGGATTGATCAAGGGAAATTGAAAATTCACGTCAGTCATAAGTTACCTTTAGAAGCTGCACATCAAGCCCATCAGTTAATCGAGAATGGTGGAATTACGGGTAAAATCGTGCTGTTGATTGGTAATGAGTGA